GAGACCGTCATGAAGGCCGCACCGGTCGAACGTGGGGTGGCCTCAGCGGCCTACAGCTTCCTGCGCTTCGGCGGTGCCGCCGTGGCGCCGTGGCTGGCCGGGGTGCTCGGCGAACAGGTCAACGTGCACCTGCCCTACTGGGTGGGCGCGGCGGCCGTGCTGGCCGGTGCCGGTGTGCTCGCATTGACGCGTCCACATCTCGTCGGCATCGACGTCGAAGAGTCCGAACTCGACGAGCTGACCGACGAGGCCACTGCGGTCACGGTCGGCAGCGACAGCTGAACCTGCTCTCGCCGAGACGCGCACCCGCCTACAACGCGAACAACAGGAACTGCGTCACCTGGGTCGGTGAGAAGTTGTTGTCGCTGACGGCGATCACCGATTGGCGGCCGTCGGCCAGCTTGGGCCCCAACGTGATTCCCTCGATGTTGTCCAGCGGCGCCAGACCACCGATCGTGCCGAGATCCGCCAGCAGTGTCTTGCTCAGCTCCGTGGAGCCCTCGGCGATCGCGGCCCGATAGATCCGCACCGACACGTGGGTTCCGAAGCCGCGTTCGATCACCAGGAAGGTGCCGTCGTCGAGTGCCACCAGATCCGACAACCCGTTGTCACCGCCGGGGCCGGAGCTGACCGGGTCCAGCGGATAGGTGTATTCACCGTCGAGCGCCCCGGATTCCGCGTCGAAGCGCAGGATCCGGGTCCGGGCACCGTGTTGCCCGTCGGGCAGCGGACCGTCGTCGTACGTGGGTCCCTCCATGGCCGCCCACAGGTGGCGTCCGTCCGGCGTCAACGTCAACCCTTCGAGCGCGCTGTTGCGACGCGCACCGCGATCGTCGGCCGACATCCGCACCGCATCGGGCAGCGCGAATTCGCCGAGAAAACCGCCGTCGAGGCC
The genomic region above belongs to Mycolicibacterium sp. HK-90 and contains:
- a CDS encoding esterase-like activity of phytase family protein codes for the protein MSRRILLAGALALAACAPVEATPGLGYLGQRQVAFGAQFGGTEIGGLSGISYDAAADLYYVISDDRSAKNPARFYTARISLSDNGIGEVEFVGTEPWLDRDAQPFRPLDTDAVPAVVPPDPEAIAFDAGRQRLYWTSEGERRDDGARLDPWLRTAGLDGGFLGEFALPDAVRMSADDRGARRNSALEGLTLTPDGRHLWAAMEGPTYDDGPLPDGQHGARTRILRFDAESGALDGEYTYPLDPVSSGPGGDNGLSDLVALDDGTFLVIERGFGTHVSVRIYRAAIAEGSTELSKTLLADLGTIGGLAPLDNIEGITLGPKLADGRQSVIAVSDNNFSPTQVTQFLLFAL